The proteins below are encoded in one region of Hordeum vulgare subsp. vulgare chromosome 3H, MorexV3_pseudomolecules_assembly, whole genome shotgun sequence:
- the LOC123440262 gene encoding uncharacterized protein LOC123440262, with product MVAKKAHIENFNGANKGTAESNLRDNQITSQDLCPSFSARTKEDFTGLSLPHMVAKKAHIEKIDSVNQGYAKSILPEKTNQELHPSNCARTKEGCTSLSSPHKHTVTKKAHDAPEPKIGQAENSNVDMQGALKRSELLHRITKHDKMKVFLYSLNPRSKNKCMAEGTLVSRDKTYVVGGNMLGEQYVAVSISAVTRHGNEALARPCETFETLRDAIGHVIAWPLSHVKKPKLTTRTHSPNKPPNTG from the exons ATGGTAGCTAAG AAGGCACACATTGAAAACTTTAATGGGGCCAATAAGGGGACTGCAGAATCAAATTTACGAGACAATCAGATCACTAGCCAAGATTTGTGTCCTAGTTTTTCTGCGAGAACCAAAGAGGATTTCACTGGTTTATCTTTACCACACATGGTCGCTAAG AAAGCACACATTGAAAAAATTGATAGTGTCAATCAAGGCTATGCAAAATCTATTTTACCGGAGAAGACTAACCAGGAATTGCATCCTAGCAATTGCGCAAGAACCAAAGAAGGTTGCACAAGtttatcttcaccacataaacacACGGTTACTAAG AAAGCACATGATGCTCCTGAGCCAAAGATTGGTCAAGCTGAAAATAGCAATGTAGACATGCAAGGTGCTCTTAAACGAAGTGAACTGCTTCATCGCATCACtaaacat GATAAAATGAAAGTCTTTTTGTATTCATTGAACCCGAGAAGCAAAAATAAATGTATGGCTGAAGGAACTTTAGTGAGTAGAGATAAAACATACGTGGTCGGAGGAAACATGCTTGGAGAGCAATATGTAGCAGTATCTATTTCCGCTGTTACAAGACATGGAAATGAGGCACTGGCTAGACCATGTGAAACATTCGAAACATTAAGGGATGCTATTGGTCATGTTATTGCATGGCCTCTATCACAT GTCAAAAAACCAAAACTGACCACTCGTACACATTCTCCAAACAAGCCACCAAACACTG GGTAG